A stretch of the Corynebacterium maris DSM 45190 genome encodes the following:
- the ilvA gene encoding threonine ammonia-lyase IlvA: protein MTTTTQSQEFEPVHASDIQAAQARISTVIAPTPLQYCPRLSDETGYEVYLKREDLQDVRSYKIRGAYYAISNLNEQERAAGVVAASAGNHAQGVAYACRTMGIRGKIFVPNKTPKQKRDRIAVHGGDMVEVILTGATFDEASAAARAEAEATGATVIEPFDARDTVIGQGTVAAEILSQLTTLGKNLDAIFVPVGGGGLLSGVLSYFADMTPRTAVIGVEPAGAKSLAAALDNRGPIALEQVDTFVDGASVGKTGQATYQIVESNLGRLHLVDVDEGAVCTDMLDLYQSEGIIAEPAGALSVAGLREVNLEEGDVVVAIISGGNNDVLRYAEIMERSLVHRGLKHYFLVNFPQEPGQLRHFLNDILGPEDDITLFEYLKRNNRETGAALVGIELGSASDLSGLLARMNESRIDCRQLEPDTPEYEYLVSN from the coding sequence ATGACGACCACGACGCAGTCCCAGGAATTCGAGCCCGTGCACGCCTCCGACATTCAGGCCGCCCAGGCGCGAATTTCCACGGTGATTGCGCCGACCCCGTTGCAGTACTGTCCGCGGTTAAGCGACGAGACGGGCTACGAGGTCTACCTCAAGCGCGAGGACCTGCAGGACGTGCGCTCGTACAAGATCCGCGGCGCCTACTACGCGATCTCCAACTTGAACGAGCAGGAGCGGGCCGCCGGCGTAGTGGCCGCCTCCGCCGGCAACCACGCCCAGGGCGTCGCCTACGCCTGCCGCACCATGGGCATCCGCGGCAAGATCTTCGTGCCGAACAAGACCCCGAAGCAAAAACGCGACCGCATCGCCGTCCATGGCGGTGACATGGTCGAGGTCATCCTCACCGGCGCGACCTTCGACGAAGCCTCCGCGGCCGCCCGCGCCGAGGCGGAGGCCACCGGCGCCACCGTCATCGAGCCTTTCGACGCCCGGGACACCGTCATCGGGCAGGGCACCGTCGCCGCGGAGATCCTTTCCCAGCTCACGACGCTGGGCAAGAACCTCGACGCCATCTTCGTGCCCGTCGGCGGCGGCGGCCTGTTGTCCGGGGTGCTCAGTTACTTCGCCGACATGACGCCGCGCACCGCGGTCATCGGCGTCGAACCGGCCGGAGCGAAGTCGCTGGCCGCGGCGCTGGACAACCGTGGCCCAATCGCCTTGGAACAGGTGGACACCTTCGTCGACGGCGCCTCGGTGGGCAAGACCGGCCAGGCCACCTACCAGATCGTGGAGAGCAACCTCGGGCGCCTGCATCTGGTCGACGTCGACGAAGGCGCGGTCTGCACCGACATGCTGGACCTCTACCAGTCGGAAGGCATCATCGCCGAGCCCGCCGGCGCCCTGTCCGTCGCGGGACTGCGTGAGGTCAACCTCGAAGAAGGCGACGTGGTCGTGGCGATCATCTCCGGCGGCAACAACGACGTGCTGCGCTACGCGGAGATCATGGAGCGCTCCCTGGTCCACCGCGGGCTCAAGCACTATTTCCTGGTGAACTTCCCTCAGGAGCCCGGCCAGCTGCGGCACTTCCTCAACGACATCCTCGGCCCCGAGGACGACATCACCCTGTTTGAATACCTCAAGCGCAACAATCGAGAGACCGGCGCCGCGCTCGTCGGCATCGAGCTGGGCAGCGCCAGCGATCTCAGTGGGCTGCTCGCCCGGATGAACGAGTCCCGGATCGACTGCCGCCAGCTCGAGCCAGACACCCCGGAGTACGAGTACCTGGTGAGCAACTAG
- a CDS encoding RNA-binding S4 domain-containing protein, giving the protein MTQPDGTPVRIDVWVWAVRLFKTRGAAADAVRAGHVKLNGASVKPATQVVPGDTVRIWKDHREMTLEVLATVRKRVGAPVARRCYADHSPPPPPKEVLASMPVRDRGAGRPTKKERRELDRLHGRR; this is encoded by the coding sequence ATGACCCAGCCGGACGGAACCCCTGTGCGCATCGACGTGTGGGTGTGGGCGGTCCGCCTCTTCAAGACCCGCGGCGCCGCCGCCGACGCCGTGCGCGCCGGGCACGTCAAACTCAACGGTGCGTCGGTGAAGCCGGCCACGCAGGTCGTGCCCGGCGACACCGTACGCATCTGGAAAGACCACCGCGAAATGACGCTCGAGGTGCTGGCCACCGTGCGCAAGCGCGTCGGCGCGCCCGTCGCGCGGCGCTGCTACGCGGATCACTCGCCGCCGCCTCCGCCGAAGGAAGTGCTGGCGTCCATGCCGGTGCGCGACCGCGGTGCCGGGCGGCCGACGAAGAAGGAACGCCGCGAGCTGGACCGTTTGCACGGGCGCCGGTGA
- a CDS encoding FAD-binding protein → MSGTENAGKAYDLVVVGAGSGLFGAITAARAGLKVLVVEKSSYLGGSTALSGGGMWLPGNDVAAKGGAADAPERAEAYLDAVVGDTAPRELRTTYIKHAATVAEELSTATPLQFLHMRNYADYFSDVVGGSATGRSIEPRPFDLNSLGEDAAMVRRSAMQAPVPMPITGSDYRSMNLMRSLPAQAMPQIVKRVAQGVGGKMLGKNMVAGGTALAAGLVAGARKAGVEMWTDSPLSDLIVDDGRITGVVVDRNGEAVRVNTAGGVLLAAGGFDHNLQLRHKYQSTALRKGWAFGNPANTGDVLNIAQQVGAATSLLDQAWWFPAIPPAEEGAGPSVLLAERSLPGSMIVDATGNRFFNESADYMTAGKIILGQDDGQAPHLPAWLIFDRQYRNSYVFGGGVMPGMPLPKSWYDGGVAHKAASIEELADAIGVTGLPAGVERFNLLASQGNDDDFGRGQSHYDRYYGDPTNTPNPNLRPLRKGPFYAVQVVPGDLGTCGGVDADEHARVLGEDGAPIEGLYASGNVSANVFGKFYPGPGATIGQGMVFSWLAARHVTEQLEQRKKAPVSAT, encoded by the coding sequence GTGTCTGGCACTGAAAATGCGGGCAAGGCTTATGACCTGGTTGTCGTGGGCGCCGGCTCCGGCCTATTCGGGGCCATCACCGCGGCACGGGCGGGACTGAAGGTCCTCGTGGTAGAAAAGAGTTCCTATCTGGGCGGATCCACGGCACTGTCCGGCGGCGGCATGTGGCTTCCGGGCAACGACGTCGCCGCCAAGGGAGGGGCGGCCGACGCCCCAGAAAGAGCCGAAGCCTATCTCGATGCCGTGGTCGGCGACACCGCGCCCCGTGAACTGCGGACCACATACATCAAGCACGCAGCCACCGTCGCCGAAGAGCTCAGTACAGCGACGCCCCTGCAGTTTCTGCACATGCGCAACTACGCCGACTATTTTTCTGACGTGGTCGGCGGCTCCGCGACGGGCCGCTCCATTGAACCTCGGCCCTTCGATCTCAACTCACTGGGCGAAGACGCCGCCATGGTGCGCCGCAGCGCGATGCAGGCGCCCGTCCCTATGCCCATCACCGGTAGCGACTACCGCTCGATGAACCTCATGCGTAGCCTGCCTGCCCAGGCAATGCCGCAGATCGTCAAACGCGTCGCCCAGGGCGTCGGCGGGAAGATGCTGGGCAAGAACATGGTTGCAGGAGGGACCGCCCTGGCTGCGGGACTCGTCGCCGGAGCACGCAAAGCAGGCGTGGAGATGTGGACAGACAGCCCCCTGTCCGACCTGATCGTCGACGACGGCCGCATCACCGGCGTCGTCGTGGACAGAAACGGGGAAGCGGTACGGGTCAACACGGCTGGCGGGGTGCTGCTGGCCGCCGGCGGTTTTGACCACAACCTGCAGCTGCGGCACAAGTACCAGTCCACCGCCTTGCGGAAAGGGTGGGCGTTCGGCAACCCCGCCAACACAGGCGATGTCCTGAACATAGCGCAGCAGGTCGGCGCCGCGACTTCTCTGCTGGATCAGGCATGGTGGTTCCCGGCAATCCCGCCCGCCGAGGAGGGCGCGGGGCCCTCCGTGCTCTTGGCCGAGCGTTCCTTGCCTGGCTCGATGATCGTCGACGCCACCGGCAATCGTTTCTTCAATGAGTCGGCGGACTACATGACCGCCGGAAAGATCATACTGGGCCAAGATGACGGACAAGCCCCGCACCTGCCTGCGTGGTTGATCTTCGACCGGCAGTACCGCAACAGCTATGTCTTCGGCGGGGGAGTGATGCCGGGCATGCCGCTCCCCAAGAGCTGGTACGACGGCGGCGTCGCCCACAAGGCCGCGAGCATCGAGGAACTGGCCGACGCCATCGGGGTGACGGGTCTGCCCGCAGGCGTGGAGCGCTTCAACTTGTTGGCGTCGCAAGGAAACGACGACGACTTCGGGCGCGGCCAATCCCACTACGACCGCTACTACGGGGACCCGACGAACACGCCCAACCCGAACCTGCGGCCGCTACGCAAGGGCCCCTTCTATGCGGTACAGGTCGTGCCGGGAGACCTCGGCACTTGTGGCGGGGTGGACGCCGACGAGCACGCCCGTGTCCTAGGAGAGGACGGCGCCCCGATCGAAGGCCTGTATGCCAGCGGAAACGTCTCGGCCAACGTCTTCGGCAAGTTCTATCCCGGCCCGGGCGCCACGATCGGGCAAGGTATGGTCTTTTCCTGGCTCGCCGCCCGGCACGTCACTGAACAGTTAGAGCAGCGGAAGAAGGCGCCAGTAAGCGCTACTTGA
- the treZ gene encoding malto-oligosyltrehalose trehalohydrolase: protein MDTATYPGSDFFAVWAPAPEEVRLRVGVEDSAVYPMAKRAGDWWVCSEPGVTKEPGLRYGFELLIDGEWSPTFPDPRTRAQPDGIHGLSEVVTEDFAWTDEAWTGRTLESMVIYELHVGTFTPEGTFDAVIDKLDHLSDLGVTALELMPVNPFGGERNWGYDGVDWLAVQHSYGGPEGLKRLVDACHNRGIAVILDVVYNHFGPDGNYNGLYGPYTAGGSTGWGETVNLSNHQSDEVRAYVLDSVRQWLGEFHIDGLRLDAVHSYDDRGAYSIMEQMRAVADDVQGRTGIPKTLIAESDLNDPRLLTDRAGGGYGLDGQWVDDIHHALHTLVSGEDHAYYEDFGSLEVLLKALREGWFFTGTYSSYRGRTHGREINKEHVPAWKLVTYTTTHDQTGNRAAGDRPSMNLSPEQQVLKAAVIYCSPFTPMLFMGEEFGATTPFPFFCSHTDEHLNEATREGRRREFAHSGWDDHEVPDPASEATYSSAKLDWNFDADQQRILEGYTTLLRLRRELQLARPDLRELTVDGGGDEMAPWLAMGNDEHLLLANLSGRTAHVPYGGQLVYSFTDPQVGDEATELAPWEFALVKRS, encoded by the coding sequence ATGGACACAGCGACTTACCCGGGATCCGACTTCTTCGCCGTTTGGGCGCCTGCCCCTGAGGAGGTTCGTCTGCGCGTCGGCGTGGAGGACTCCGCGGTGTATCCGATGGCCAAGCGCGCCGGTGACTGGTGGGTGTGCTCGGAGCCGGGGGTCACGAAAGAACCCGGCCTGCGGTATGGCTTCGAGCTGCTCATCGACGGCGAGTGGTCCCCCACGTTCCCCGATCCGCGCACCCGCGCCCAGCCCGACGGCATTCACGGGCTTTCCGAGGTGGTGACCGAGGACTTCGCCTGGACCGACGAGGCCTGGACCGGGCGGACGTTGGAGTCGATGGTGATCTACGAGCTGCACGTGGGCACCTTCACCCCGGAGGGGACCTTCGACGCGGTCATCGACAAGCTCGACCATCTGAGTGATCTGGGTGTCACCGCCCTCGAGCTGATGCCGGTCAATCCCTTCGGCGGGGAGCGCAACTGGGGCTACGACGGGGTGGATTGGCTCGCCGTCCAGCACTCCTACGGTGGGCCGGAGGGACTGAAGCGACTGGTCGACGCGTGCCACAACCGCGGGATCGCCGTCATCTTGGACGTGGTGTACAACCACTTCGGCCCCGACGGAAACTACAACGGCCTCTACGGGCCCTATACTGCCGGCGGCTCCACCGGCTGGGGCGAGACGGTGAACCTGTCCAACCACCAGTCGGATGAAGTGCGCGCCTACGTGCTCGACTCCGTGCGCCAATGGCTGGGCGAATTCCACATCGACGGGCTGCGCTTGGATGCGGTGCACTCTTACGACGACCGCGGCGCCTACTCGATCATGGAACAGATGCGGGCGGTCGCAGACGATGTCCAGGGCCGCACCGGCATCCCGAAGACGCTCATCGCGGAATCCGACCTGAACGACCCACGCCTACTCACCGACCGCGCCGGCGGTGGCTACGGCCTGGACGGCCAGTGGGTCGACGACATCCACCACGCGTTGCACACGCTGGTGTCCGGGGAAGACCACGCCTACTACGAAGACTTCGGTTCCCTGGAGGTGCTGCTCAAGGCCCTGCGGGAGGGCTGGTTTTTCACCGGCACCTATTCCTCTTATCGGGGACGCACCCACGGGCGGGAGATCAACAAGGAGCACGTGCCCGCCTGGAAGCTGGTCACCTACACCACCACGCACGATCAGACCGGCAACCGGGCGGCGGGCGATCGCCCGTCGATGAACCTGAGCCCGGAGCAGCAGGTGCTCAAAGCGGCGGTGATCTACTGCTCGCCCTTTACCCCGATGCTGTTCATGGGCGAGGAGTTCGGCGCGACGACGCCTTTCCCCTTCTTCTGCTCGCACACTGACGAGCACCTCAATGAGGCGACCCGGGAGGGGCGTCGCCGCGAGTTCGCCCACTCCGGGTGGGATGACCACGAGGTGCCGGACCCGGCGTCGGAGGCGACGTATTCCTCCGCGAAGCTAGATTGGAACTTCGACGCCGACCAACAACGCATCCTGGAGGGCTACACCACCCTGCTGCGGTTGCGCCGGGAGCTGCAGCTGGCGCGCCCGGACCTGCGCGAGCTGACGGTCGACGGCGGGGGCGACGAAATGGCGCCCTGGTTGGCGATGGGCAACGACGAGCACCTGCTGCTGGCAAACCTCTCCGGACGCACCGCACACGTGCCCTACGGCGGACAGCTGGTGTATTCCTTCACCGACCCGCAGGTCGGCGACGAGGCCACCGAATTGGCGCCGTGGGAGTTCGCGCTGGTCAAACGTTCCTAG
- a CDS encoding YigZ family protein: MQSSYRLPRADVTTEYEWEIKRSRFITHIRRVRDSDEARDFIQEIKARYPDATHNCSAYLHHVEGSNPVERSSDDGEPSGTAGKPMLEQLKGSGMLDIAAVVTRYFGGVKLGGGGLVHAYSNSVGDALPLVEQVTRSQKELRQADFPHADAGRIEAELRARGVEVVDVSYGAHATYTLAVDPGGAEELNDLLATLTQGQTSTREAGTAWVETAGD; encoded by the coding sequence ATGCAATCCTCCTACCGCCTGCCCCGCGCCGACGTCACCACCGAGTACGAATGGGAGATCAAACGCTCCCGCTTCATCACCCACATCCGCCGCGTCCGCGACTCGGATGAGGCCCGCGACTTCATCCAGGAAATCAAGGCCCGCTACCCGGACGCCACCCACAACTGCAGCGCCTACCTCCACCACGTCGAGGGCTCTAACCCCGTGGAACGCTCCTCCGACGACGGGGAGCCCTCCGGCACCGCCGGCAAGCCCATGCTCGAACAGCTCAAAGGCTCCGGGATGCTCGATATCGCCGCCGTGGTCACCCGCTACTTCGGCGGCGTCAAACTCGGCGGCGGGGGACTGGTGCACGCCTACTCCAACTCCGTCGGTGACGCCCTCCCGCTGGTCGAACAGGTCACCCGCTCCCAAAAAGAGCTCCGCCAGGCCGACTTCCCCCACGCCGACGCCGGCCGGATCGAAGCCGAGCTGCGCGCCCGGGGAGTCGAGGTGGTCGACGTGTCCTATGGAGCCCACGCCACCTACACCCTCGCCGTCGACCCCGGCGGGGCGGAGGAACTAAATGACCTCCTCGCGACGTTGACACAAGGACAGACCTCCACCCGTGAAGCCGGAACCGCCTGGGTGGAAACCGCCGGAGACTAA